The region GTGGTTTGCTCCAGCCTCTTCCTGGTCTCCTATCTCTATTACCACTGGCAGGTGGGGACGGTGCGATTTCGCGGCGCGGGGTGGACGCGGCCGGTGTACTTCTCCATTCTGGGGACGCACACCGTGCTGGCGGCGGCCATCGTGCCGCTGGTAGCGACGGCGCTGGTGCTGGCGCTGCGTGGGAGGTTTGAGCGCCACCGGCGCGTGGCACGCTGGGCCTATCCCACGTGGATGTACGTGAATGTGACCGGGGTGGTGATCTACGTGATGCTGTATCAGCTCTTTCCACGCTGAGGCGGCGCGCTCCTTCGCGGTCGGCTGACGCCTTGCCGCTCGGTCGCGCGCAGGGTTTCTATCGGCAGCCTACCCAGGACTACGCGCGCAGGGCGCGCTTCGTCCTGGGCTATTCTCAACCGCCCTCCGGGCTGGACTTGTGACCGTTGTGGTTCCTTCGTGTCCTTTGTGGTTGGCTTTTCTGGTCTCCTCCGTGTCCTCTGTGTCCTCCGTGGTTTGTTATCATCTCTGATTCGAGGTGAGCATGGCCAAGGTGCGGCTGAAGATCGATCTCAGCGGGACGGTGGGAGACGAGGCCTGGCAGCGCATCCAGCAGTTCGGGGAGATCCAGAAGGCGGAGTACGGGGCGCAGCACGGCTCCAGCGGCGAGTGCAAGCACGATCCCAAGGCGCCGCATGCGAAGGGCGAGTGGCGGGGCGCGCTCATCACCCTGACCAC is a window of Terriglobales bacterium DNA encoding:
- a CDS encoding DUF420 domain-containing protein, which encodes MADPAAYAFFPALNAILNGTSAVLIACGRHFIQQRRIAAHKRCMIAAVVCSSLFLVSYLYYHWQVGTVRFRGAGWTRPVYFSILGTHTVLAAAIVPLVATALVLALRGRFERHRRVARWAYPTWMYVNVTGVVIYVMLYQLFPR